TATCTTGCCATTTGAAGATTGTTGTACGATTTTCGTAGCAAAACATCCGGTTACGAAGCCAAATATCAATGTGATTCGGAAATCAGAGGAGAAGCTTTCGGAAAAAATCGATGAGCTTGTGAAAACAGCAATTGATACGACAGAAGTTATCTGTGTAAAAGCGGAGTAAAATCAGTTAAGGATAAAAAAGACAGAAAATAAGTGCGTTTTTTCATAAAAAGAAAGACAGCGCAACAGATTTTAGGCATACAAAAAGCCACAGGACATTTGTCTTGTGGCTTATGTACAAGATTTAAAATTAGACTAAATATGGTTTTAAAATTTCCATAATTTCATCTACATTTGCCTCAGCATGGATTGCTAAATCGATAGGTTTAGATAAATCTAAGCTGAAAATACCCATGATAGATTTTGCATCAATGACATATCTTCCGGAAATTAAGTCGAAGTCATATTCGAACTGTGTAATTGCATTAACGAAAGATTTAACCTTGTCAATAGAATTTAATGAAATCTGTACTGTTTTCATGTAAAAAACCTCCTTGTTAACTAAATATAAGATAATTTTATAGTAATGTTTTTTGAACAAAAAGTCAAGATATACAGCGAGAATTTTCGCAGTTTTTACCAAAAAATAGAAAGGAAAGGCATTGATAAAATATGACAAAAAAAGCAGCATTACATAACCTTGGATGTAAGGTAAATGCGTATGAGACAGAGGCAATGCAGCAGATCTTAGAAGATGCCGGATATGAGATTGTTCCGTTCCAGGAATATGCGGATGTCTATGTGATTAACACCTGTTCTGTGACGAATATGGCGGACCGCAAATCCAGACAGATGCTTCATAAGGCAAAAAAAATAAATCCAAATGCAATTGTAGTTGGAGCGGGCTGTTATGTGCAGACGAAAGAGGCACAGGCACTTTTGGATGATGCAATTGACATTGTGATTGGAAATAACAAGAAACATGAGTTGCTTTCTTTGATTGAGCAGTACGAGAAAGACCACGGCATGAACCATCTTGTGGTTGACATCAATCACGAGAAACAGGAATACGAAGAACTTTACCTGGAAAAGACAGCGGAACACACCAGAGCGTTTATCAAAGTGCAGGATGGATGTAACCAGTTTTGCAGTTACTGCATTATTCCGTTTGCAAGAGGAAGAGTCAGAAGCAGAAAAGCAAAGGATGTTGTGGCAGAGGTGAAACGTCTGGCTGAAAGCGGATTCCATGAGGTGGTTTTAACCGGAATCCATTTAAGTTCCTACGGTGTGGATACGGATGATAATTTGTTGCATCTGATTGAACTTGTTCACCAGGTGGATGGAATTGAGCGGATTCGTCTTGGAAGTTTAGAACCAAGAATTGTGACGGAAGAATTTACAAAGCGCCTGTCACAGTTAGAAAAAATATGTCCGCATTTTCATTTGTCCCTGCAGAGCGGCTGCGATGCAACGTTACAGAGAATGAACCGGAAGTATGATACTGCGCAGTACGAAGAGGGCTGTAAGATTTTACGGAAGTATTTTGAACATCCGGCAATCACAACCGATGTCATTGTAGGTTTTCCGCAGGAGAGTGAGGAGGAATTTGCAGTCACAAAGGCATTTTTAGAAAAAATCCATTTTTATGAAATGCATATTTTTAAATATTCCAAGCGTGAGGGTACGAAAGCGGCCGTGATGCCAGGACAGATACCGGAACCGGAAAAGACCAAAAGAAGTGCCATTCTTCTCGACCTGGAAAAGAAAATGTCGGAGGAATTCCGCAATTATTATGTTGGAAAAGAAGTAGAAGTTCTGATGGAAGAGGAGATGGAATATCAGGGCGAGACTTATTTTACCGGATACACGAAAGAATATGTAAAAGTTGCGGTAAAGGGAGATAAAAATCTTTCCAATACATTTGTAAGTGGCACAATTACAGGACGTCTGACAGAGGAAGTCTATTTGTTACAGATGTAAAAAAGATGCAGGCTGCTGTTTTTATTTATAACAGCAGTTCGCATTTTTTTCGTACTTTTTTGGGGAATACTTTTTTTAGTTGAATTTTAGGACAAACTATATTAAAATAAATGTAGCAATGCTTTTAGGTCTAGTACAAAAGAGCAATCATAAGGGCGTGAAAAATATGCAGAATATCAATAATACACAATATTTTAGAGTTGAAAAAGAACCGGAATTACAGGTGGGCGAAGTGCTTGCTATCGTTTATCGTGCCTTAAGCGAGAAAGGATATAATCCGGTAAATCAGATTGTTGGATATATTATGTCTGGTGATCCAACTTACATTACCAGCCATAATAATGCAAGAAGCTTGATTATGAAAGTGGAACGTGATGAATTAGTGGAAGAAGTTTTAAAGGCATACATTAAAAACAATTCCTGGGAATAATTTTTCGGGGAACATGTATCGTTTGAACGGAATCCGTGTGCGTTTTTTCAAAAAGAATATGGGATAGTAGCGTCTGTGACT
This genomic window from Roseburia sp. 831b contains:
- a CDS encoding IreB family regulatory phosphoprotein — protein: MQNINNTQYFRVEKEPELQVGEVLAIVYRALSEKGYNPVNQIVGYIMSGDPTYITSHNNARSLIMKVERDELVEEVLKAYIKNNSWE
- the mtaB gene encoding tRNA (N(6)-L-threonylcarbamoyladenosine(37)-C(2))-methylthiotransferase MtaB, giving the protein MTKKAALHNLGCKVNAYETEAMQQILEDAGYEIVPFQEYADVYVINTCSVTNMADRKSRQMLHKAKKINPNAIVVGAGCYVQTKEAQALLDDAIDIVIGNNKKHELLSLIEQYEKDHGMNHLVVDINHEKQEYEELYLEKTAEHTRAFIKVQDGCNQFCSYCIIPFARGRVRSRKAKDVVAEVKRLAESGFHEVVLTGIHLSSYGVDTDDNLLHLIELVHQVDGIERIRLGSLEPRIVTEEFTKRLSQLEKICPHFHLSLQSGCDATLQRMNRKYDTAQYEEGCKILRKYFEHPAITTDVIVGFPQESEEEFAVTKAFLEKIHFYEMHIFKYSKREGTKAAVMPGQIPEPEKTKRSAILLDLEKKMSEEFRNYYVGKEVEVLMEEEMEYQGETYFTGYTKEYVKVAVKGDKNLSNTFVSGTITGRLTEEVYLLQM
- a CDS encoding HPr family phosphocarrier protein — its product is MKTVQISLNSIDKVKSFVNAITQFEYDFDLISGRYVIDAKSIMGIFSLDLSKPIDLAIHAEANVDEIMEILKPYLV